Proteins from one Rosa chinensis cultivar Old Blush chromosome 7, RchiOBHm-V2, whole genome shotgun sequence genomic window:
- the LOC112178344 gene encoding pentatricopeptide repeat-containing protein At1g06710, mitochondrial: MEGTSFPNSSADGLKKHVMKVFEEATKDCEDKVLKEIRDYDSLNKYAIQLFNILANNTLAEEAKELFKPCSDSAVLPDVAVFTIVIRAYAYAGKTKAALKVYQQMIATGVDPTSCTYTILITSLATDSSSDVNFVGYAKKYFLEMLDKGMKPHSASYMTVFNAIACRESVEKAREFLEQIQAKGFTPESKVHHFEEGHLTEAMNAMKLYDDLVNKTTDKKMQKVFRKWRTAGGGLAKKESLEMFGALIDDGYVDEANELFKRICETGVYPMVTNHTSVIQAYLKFGKTKGALEAYRGMLASGVAPNSYTYTVLIKGLTIDPNFCGDAKKCILDMMDRGIRPNPATYTAVIEGFAKQEDEAAEEEAKDLVDVMMSEGFVPNAKAMMEVLKGRPTPLIRRVINIVLSKLKG; this comes from the coding sequence atggagGGCACTAGTTTCCCCAATTCTTCCGCCGATGGCCTCAAGAAACATGTAATGAAGGTTTTCGAGGAGGCCACCAAAGACTGTGAGGACAAGGTCTTGAAAGAAATTCGGGACTACGACTCCCTTAACAAGTATGCCATTCAACTCTTCAATATATTGGCAAATAACACCCTCGCTGAGGAAGCCAAAGAGCTCTTTAAGCCTTGCTCTGACTCTGCCGTGCTGCCTGATGTTGCCGTCTTCACTATTGTCATTCGGGCCTACGCCTATGCCGGCAAGACCAAGGCTGCCCTCAAGGTCTACCAGCAGATGATAGCCACCGGTGTCGACCCCACTTCCTGCACTTACACTATACTCATCACCTCACTTGCAACAGACTCATCTTCTGATGTTAATTTTGTTGGGTATGCCAAGAAGTATTTTTTAGAAATGTTAGATAAGGGGATGAAGCCACATTCTGCCTCCTACATGACTGTGTTCAACGCCATTGCCTGTCGGGAGTCGGTGGAGAAGGCCAGGGAGTTCCTTGAGCAGATACAAGCAAAGGGGTTTACCCCTGAGTCCAAAGTTCATCACTTTGAAGAAGGCCACCTCACTGAAGCAATGAATGCAATGAAgttgtatgatgatcttgtcaACAAGACCACTGACAAGAAGATGCAAAAAGTCTTCCGCAAGTGGCGTACAGCCGGCGGTGGCCTTGCCAAGAAAGAGTCATTGGAGATGTTTGGTGCTTTGATAGATGATGGCTATGTAGACGAGGCCAACGAGCTTTTTAAGCGCATTTGTGAGACGGGTGTATATCCCATGGTCACAAATCACACCAGCGTTATTCAAGCCTACCTCAAGTTTGGCAAGACCAAGGGTGCTCTGGAGGCATACCGGGGCATGTTAGCTTCAGGGGTTGCTCCAAACTCCTACACTTACACTGTTTTAATCAAGGGACTCACTATTGACCCCAATTTCTGTGGAGATGCCAAGAAGTGCATTCTTGATATGATGGACAGGGGCATAAGGCCCAATCCTGCTACCTACACTGCAGTGATAGAGGGATTTGCGAAGCAGGAGGACGAGGCAGCTGAGGAGGAGGCCAAAGACTTGGTGGACGTAATGATGAGTGAGGGATTTGTGCCAAACGCAAAGGCTATGATGGAGGTTCTGAAGGGAAGGCCAACTCCTCTTATAAGAAGGGTCATAAACATTGTCCTTTCCAAGTTGAAGGGCTAA
- the LOC112176768 gene encoding plant intracellular Ras-group-related LRR protein 9 yields the protein MDRNRFPMLSYVLDRLPSLGSKPTTPVVSDLMSIHIGDPAAAQSEIADRMPHLSDPKVIAAMRRAVADVAQARSVLTELGDRPDHETVDSAKAKLAVIDAGRADVAETEQRESAGREEQECMAILQLEELHVAYEKLLKDAEERLVKIYRSAEAGVVEEEEEKVDGVSDQVDEEVVRILQQASAGTGPDRVDLSDRGLRFLPEEFGRISGLLQLDLSNNELQAIPDTIAGLEKLEVLNLSTNLLESLPETIGLLQNLKLLTVSGNKLTALPDSICHCRSLVELDVSFNQLTYLPTNIGYELVNLQKLSVQLNKIRSFPTSICELRSLLSLDAHFNELRGLPLAFGRLTSLQSLNLASNFTDLTELPDTFGDLTNLKELDLSNNQLHALPDTFGRLENLVKLNLDGNPLVVPPPDVVQQGVEAIKVFMSNRWLELLAEEEKKSMLQVQEQEEAGWLTRGTSWVKGYVSGVSEYLSPKAPEDPILNQQL from the exons ATGGATCGGAACCGCTTCCCGATGCTCTCCTACGTCCTGGACCGGCTTCCCTCCTTGGGATCCAAGCCAACCACCCCCGTCGTCTCCGACCTCATGTCCATCCACATCGGCGATCCAGCCGCTGCTCAAAGCGAGATCGCTGACCGGATGCCCCACCTCTCCGACCCGAAAGTCATCGCCGCGATGAGACGCGCCGTGGCCGACGTGGCTCAGGCCCGATCCGTCCTCACCGAGCTCGGCGACCGACCCGATCACGAGACCGTTGACTCCGCCAAGGCCAAGCTCGCCGTCATCGATGCCGGCCGTGCTGACGTGGCCGAGACGGAGCAGCGTGAATCGGCGGGGAGAGAAGAGCAAGAGTGCATGGCGATCCTCCAGCTGGAGGAGTTGCACGTCGCCTACGAGAAGCTTCTCAAGGACGCCGAGGAGAGGCTCGTCAAGATTTACCGGTCGGCGGAGGCCGGagtggtggaggaggaggaggagaaggtgGATGGCGTCAGCGACCAAGTCGATGAGGAGGTCGTCCGGATTCTGCAGCAGGCGTCGGCCGGGACAGGGCCGGACCGGGTCGACCTCTCGGATCGAGGCTTGCGTTTCTTGCCCGAGGAGTTTGGCCGGATCAGTGGATTGCTTCAGCTTGATCTTTCCAACAATGAGCTGCAG GCCATTCCTGATACAATAGCCGGATTAGAGAAGCTAGAAGTGCTGAATTTGTCTACCAATCTCTTGGAGTCACTGCCCGAGACGATTGGGCTGCTGCAAAATTTGAAGCTCCTCACTGTCTCCGGCAACAAGCTAACTGCCCTTCCTGACTCTATCTGCCACTGCAG GTCATTGGTGGAGTTGGATGTGAGTTTCAACCAGCTCACGTACTTGCCAACCAACATTGGTTATGAGTTGGTTAATCTACAGAAGCTTTCGGTGCAGTTGAACAAAATCCGTTCCTTTCCTACCTCTATTTGTGAGTTGAGGTCTTTGCTGTCTTTGGATGCTCACTTCAATGAGCTACGTGGTCTTCCACTAGCTTTTGGCCGATTGACTAGTCTCCAAAGTCTCAACCTTGCCAGTAATTTTACTGATCTCACTGAGCTCCCGGATACTTTTGGTGATCTAACCAATCTCAAGGAACTTGATCTCAGCAACAATCAGCTTCATGCTCTTCCAGATACATTTGGCCGCCTTGAAAATCTGGTTAAACTTAACCTGGATGGAAACCCTCTTGTGGTTCCGCCTCCTGATGTAGTTCAACAAGGTGTTGAAGCCATCAAGGTCTTTATGAGCAATAGGTGGTTAGAGTTACTggcggaagaagaaaagaaaagcatgcTTCAAGTACAAGAACAGGAAGAAGCAGGATGGTTGACACGCGGCACTTCTTGGGTGAAGGGTTATGTTTCAGGTGTTTCTGAATATCTATCCCCAAAAGCTCCCGAAGACCCTATTCTTAATCAGCAGCTATGA